CTCGCCCTCCGCGCCGAGGCCCGAGCGCTCGAAGACGCGCCAGTGGCGCAGGATCGGCATGAGCACCCGGTCGTGGTGCAGCCGCAGGTCGTAGATGCCGCTGCCGGCGATCTCAGCTGCCATGCGGCGGAATCCGGGCTGTCCCGTGCCCGGCATCTCGAAGCCCTTCACCACGTCGGCGATGGCCCGCATCGTCCGGTCGGGCGCCAGCTCCAGCGCCGCGCCGACCAGGTTGCGGTAGAAGAGCATGTGCAGGTTCTCGTCGGCGGCGATGCGGGCCAGCAGCTGCTCTCCGATCGGGCAGCCGGTGGCCGTGCCGGTGTTGCGGTGCGAGAGCCGGGTCGCCAGCTCCTGCAACGCGGTGTAGACGACGTTGGGCAGCATCTCGACGGGCTCGTTGGCGGGCCCCGCCGCCATCAGGGCCATGCGCCGCTGCTCCAGATCCACCGGATCGACGGCGCGCGTGACCACCAGGTAGTCGCGCAGCGTCATCGCGTGCCGCGCCTCCTCGGCGGTCCAGCGGTAGATCCACTCGCCCCACGCGCCGTCCGAGCCCAGGGCGGTGAGCAGGTTGTGATGGTAGGCGGGCAGGTTGTCCTCGGTCAGCAGGTTCACGATCAGCGAGGCGCGCGCCGCCGGCGCGACGGCGGTGTCGCCGGGCTCCCAGTCCTGGCCGCCGAGAAAAGCGAAGTCGCGTCCCTGGCTCCAGGGCACG
The Nonomuraea helvata genome window above contains:
- a CDS encoding acyl-ACP desaturase encodes the protein MQDVDLLTELEPVVAENINRHLGVARDWNPHDYVPWSQGRDFAFLGGQDWEPGDTAVAPAARASLIVNLLTEDNLPAYHHNLLTALGSDGAWGEWIYRWTAEEARHAMTLRDYLVVTRAVDPVDLEQRRMALMAAGPANEPVEMLPNVVYTALQELATRLSHRNTGTATGCPIGEQLLARIAADENLHMLFYRNLVGAALELAPDRTMRAIADVVKGFEMPGTGQPGFRRMAAEIAGSGIYDLRLHHDRVLMPILRHWRVFERSGLGAEGEAAREDLSAFLHVLDAHASRFVERREEREARKALSSPR